The proteins below are encoded in one region of Candidatus Dadabacteria bacterium:
- a CDS encoding nuclear transport factor 2 family protein — MSYEKDEIIKANKKFYDARNRYDVELIERVWLTDGRAKCVHAGWPIILGWEAIRESWKTIFETGGFDRVDISNFFVDVKGNSAWLNCVERATYSIDDRRVVVLAQATNIFELADGEWKMALHHASLMPIPRTEIDYENLQ; from the coding sequence ATGAGTTATGAAAAAGACGAAATAATAAAGGCGAACAAAAAATTCTACGACGCCCGCAATCGCTACGATGTTGAACTCATAGAGCGGGTCTGGCTTACCGACGGCAGGGCCAAGTGCGTTCACGCGGGCTGGCCGATAATTCTCGGATGGGAGGCGATAAGGGAGAGCTGGAAGACCATTTTCGAGACGGGTGGATTTGACCGCGTTGATATTTCGAATTTCTTTGTTGACGTGAAGGGAAATTCGGCCTGGCTTAACTGCGTTGAGAGAGCGACTTACTCAATAGACGATCGCAGGGTTGTGGTGCTGGCCCAGGCGACCAACATATTTGAGCTTGCTGATGGAGAGTGGAAGATGGCGCTTCACCACGCTTCCCTGATGCCTATTCCTCGCACGGAGATTGATTACGAGAATCTTCAGTAA
- the obgE gene encoding GTPase ObgE, with the protein MQFIDEAKITVISGNGGNGCVSFRREKFVPKGGPNGGDGGKGGDVVVVADANMSSLLDYRYKKEYKAQNGQPGRGKDQHGKSGSDLIIPVPAGTVITSSEDGETLADLIEDGERFTVAKGGGGGRGNSRFVSPTNRAPRQVESGRPGVRREVKLELKVLADVGILGFPNAGKSTLISKISAARPKISGYPFTTLVPNLGVVSYGDHQSFVIADIPGIIEGAHKGLGLGIQFLKHVERTRLLVHMLDLDPISGRDPVEDFDKINSELREYSAKLAEKPQLVVLNKIDIVEAKDREAETARQLKGKDIETLSISAVTGEGCQQLVYLIGERLSLLTEDSRNQSPCEE; encoded by the coding sequence ATGCAGTTTATAGACGAGGCGAAAATAACCGTTATATCAGGTAACGGCGGCAACGGATGCGTCAGCTTCAGAAGGGAGAAGTTCGTTCCCAAGGGAGGCCCCAACGGCGGCGACGGCGGCAAGGGGGGAGACGTGGTGGTGGTCGCTGACGCGAACATGTCCTCGCTTCTTGACTACAGGTACAAAAAAGAATACAAAGCCCAGAACGGCCAGCCCGGAAGGGGCAAGGATCAGCACGGAAAATCGGGTTCCGACCTAATCATCCCAGTTCCAGCGGGAACAGTGATAACTTCCTCTGAAGACGGAGAAACGCTTGCTGACCTCATCGAGGACGGTGAGCGCTTTACTGTGGCCAAGGGAGGCGGCGGAGGCAGAGGAAACTCAAGGTTCGTATCGCCGACTAACCGGGCGCCGAGACAAGTAGAGAGCGGGCGCCCCGGAGTGCGTAGGGAAGTAAAGCTCGAACTTAAGGTGCTTGCCGACGTCGGCATCCTCGGGTTTCCAAACGCGGGGAAATCAACCCTCATATCGAAAATCTCGGCCGCGAGACCCAAAATCTCAGGCTACCCTTTCACAACTCTCGTTCCCAACCTCGGGGTAGTAAGCTACGGGGACCATCAGTCTTTCGTAATCGCGGACATCCCCGGGATCATCGAGGGAGCCCACAAGGGACTCGGGCTTGGCATCCAGTTCCTAAAACACGTGGAGAGAACCCGCCTTCTGGTTCACATGCTTGATCTTGACCCGATTTCGGGGAGGGACCCCGTAGAGGATTTTGACAAGATCAACTCGGAGCTAAGGGAGTACTCGGCGAAGCTTGCCGAGAAGCCTCAGCTGGTCGTTCTCAACAAAATCGATATCGTTGAAGCCAAAGACAGAGAAGCGGAGACGGCAAGACAGCTCAAGGGAAAGGACATCGAAACCCTAAGCATATCCGCGGTCACGGGAGAGGGTTGCCAGCAGCTGGTTTACTTAATCGGGGAGAGACTCAGTCTCCTTACTGAAGATTCTCGTAATCAATCTCCGTGCGAGGAATAG
- a CDS encoding 6-phosphofructokinase, which translates to MTSKKMDNLGIIAAGGPAPGINGVISSATIEARNRGKKVIGILDGFKWISMGDTSKVLDLDIQNTSRIHTTGGSIIGISRQSPLATEQTFKNTVSSIEKLGIGNLITIGGDGTMFLAKTLHEHFGGRLKIAHLPKTIDNNIALPDYISTFGFETARDVGAKIMNNIMEEARTTGRWFLVITMGRRTGHLALGIGQSSGATITIIPEDFEEEKVPLEKVIAILEGSIIKRMSMGRDYGVAILAEGMLDKIDPVDLGLMDKDGMGRIRYVDVNFGQLLKSTLGEKLSEKGVEVELVHKRLGYEMRSANPIPFDVDYTRKLGYCAVKYLLDGGGEGALVYVRTGKIQAIPFQELIDEKTNSIKVRYMDKNTEAYEVSQKYMIKLNRDDIETPPTLKKLSEQTNLSGGEFREYFAKIFR; encoded by the coding sequence ATGACTAGCAAGAAAATGGATAATCTGGGAATAATAGCGGCCGGAGGACCCGCCCCCGGGATAAACGGCGTGATAAGCTCGGCCACTATCGAGGCCAGAAACAGAGGGAAGAAAGTAATTGGAATTCTCGACGGGTTTAAGTGGATATCCATGGGAGACACATCGAAAGTTCTAGATCTTGATATCCAGAACACTTCGAGGATTCACACAACCGGCGGCTCGATTATCGGAATATCAAGACAAAGTCCCCTTGCGACTGAGCAAACCTTTAAAAACACGGTTTCCTCGATTGAAAAACTCGGCATAGGCAACCTGATAACCATAGGCGGCGATGGAACAATGTTTCTCGCAAAGACGCTTCACGAGCACTTCGGGGGAAGATTAAAAATAGCGCACCTGCCCAAAACAATAGACAACAATATCGCCCTTCCCGACTACATATCAACCTTCGGATTCGAGACCGCAAGGGATGTAGGAGCAAAGATAATGAATAACATAATGGAAGAGGCGAGAACTACGGGCAGGTGGTTTCTGGTTATAACCATGGGGAGAAGAACTGGCCATCTGGCTCTTGGAATCGGGCAGTCATCAGGAGCCACAATAACGATAATCCCAGAGGATTTCGAAGAGGAGAAAGTCCCGCTTGAGAAAGTCATAGCCATTCTCGAGGGTTCCATAATAAAAAGAATGAGCATGGGGAGGGATTACGGAGTGGCGATACTCGCCGAAGGAATGCTTGACAAGATAGATCCCGTTGACTTGGGACTTATGGACAAAGACGGCATGGGAAGAATAAGATACGTTGACGTTAACTTCGGTCAGCTTCTCAAAAGCACTCTTGGCGAAAAACTCTCCGAGAAAGGAGTCGAAGTGGAACTGGTGCACAAGAGACTTGGCTATGAAATGCGCTCGGCCAATCCGATTCCGTTTGACGTCGATTATACGCGAAAGCTCGGCTACTGCGCCGTCAAGTACCTGCTTGACGGAGGGGGAGAGGGGGCTCTTGTATACGTAAGAACGGGAAAAATACAAGCGATCCCGTTTCAAGAACTAATAGATGAAAAGACAAACAGCATCAAAGTGAGATATATGGACAAGAACACAGAAGCCTACGAGGTTTCGCAGAAATACATGATCAAGTTAAACCGCGACGATATCGAAACACCCCCGACCCTTAAAAAACTCTCTGAACAGACCAATCTTAGCGGCGGCGAATTCAGGGAGTACTTCGCGAAAATCTTCCGCTGA
- a CDS encoding prepilin peptidase → MESSFLFLHSIVPEIWFFILGAALGSFANVCTMRIPAGVSIVSPRSRCTSCETPIRALHNIPILSWLLLRGKCAYCEERISAEYPLVELLCAVLAVFLYREFGVSLEVFFYLALCTGLVTITLIDIRHLIIPDMITLPGIAAGVLLNAVRTDWAAAAEAVFFSGLGDFLPATASIAIFNSIGGTLLGGGAFLLIAMAYRNLRKKEGMGMGDVKLVAMLGAFFGMWGVLVVIFLSSILGTLIGLSVIILRKKDPGHAIAYGPFLSLSAVLYLLGDDLFLLAGINIGSPG, encoded by the coding sequence TTGGAAAGTTCTTTTCTTTTTCTTCATAGCATCGTTCCCGAAATATGGTTTTTCATTCTGGGAGCAGCACTTGGAAGCTTCGCGAACGTCTGCACAATGAGAATTCCAGCCGGAGTCTCGATAGTCTCTCCGCGTTCCCGCTGCACAAGCTGCGAAACCCCCATAAGGGCCCTTCACAACATTCCGATCCTGAGCTGGCTATTGCTTAGAGGCAAGTGCGCCTACTGCGAAGAGCGGATATCGGCCGAGTACCCGCTCGTAGAACTTCTCTGCGCTGTGCTGGCGGTTTTTCTCTACAGGGAGTTCGGAGTGTCGCTTGAAGTGTTCTTCTACCTGGCGCTCTGCACGGGACTTGTGACTATAACGCTGATAGACATAAGACACCTGATCATTCCCGACATGATAACGCTTCCCGGAATAGCAGCCGGGGTTTTGCTAAACGCGGTCAGAACCGACTGGGCGGCCGCGGCCGAAGCGGTTTTTTTCTCCGGCCTTGGGGACTTTCTGCCCGCGACGGCCAGTATCGCCATTTTTAATTCCATAGGGGGGACGCTGCTTGGAGGAGGCGCTTTCTTGCTGATCGCCATGGCATACAGGAACTTGAGAAAAAAAGAAGGAATGGGAATGGGCGACGTAAAGCTCGTAGCGATGCTGGGAGCTTTTTTCGGAATGTGGGGGGTGTTGGTCGTAATATTTCTGAGTTCCATCCTGGGAACCCTTATCGGACTCTCGGTTATAATACTGCGCAAGAAAGATCCGGGACATGCCATAGCCTACGGCCCCTTTCTTTCCCTCTCGGCCGTGCTTTACCTGCTCGGAGACGATCTTTTTCTCCTTGCCGGAATAAACATCGGGTCGCCGGGGTAG
- the queG gene encoding tRNA epoxyqueuosine(34) reductase QueG, which translates to MNETTRLSMLIKNHALALGFDLVGISPAEGHYAEADFFERWLGRGYAGEMNYLERGLLKRKEVERVLPGARSVVSCAVNYNTENPRSTEASGGGWISRYAWGDDYHDVMGEMLDGLADYITGLFPEETGVRTYVDTGPVLEKVHASRSGVGWVGKNTCLINQKVGSWLFLGEVITDIELDYDSAAEDRCGTCTRCIDACPTDAIVEPYVLDARKCISYLTIELKGKMPLELREGVENNVFGCDVCQDVCPWNHDALFTLKESFRPREKLLSPDFKWLLELDGDGFREVFRKSPVKRAKRRGFMRNVLVAVGNSGNKEYIEYARSLLGDDEPIVRAHAVWALWMLGREDCRGELECLLETETDGEVLEEIHHAIGSPRN; encoded by the coding sequence ATGAATGAAACTACGCGACTCTCGATGCTTATAAAGAATCACGCGCTTGCCCTGGGCTTTGACCTTGTGGGGATAAGCCCGGCGGAGGGTCATTACGCGGAAGCGGACTTTTTCGAGCGGTGGCTCGGGCGGGGTTACGCGGGGGAGATGAACTATCTTGAGAGAGGGCTTCTTAAGAGGAAGGAAGTGGAAAGGGTTCTCCCCGGCGCCAGGTCGGTTGTTTCCTGCGCCGTTAACTACAATACGGAGAATCCACGCTCGACGGAAGCTTCGGGTGGCGGCTGGATATCGAGGTACGCTTGGGGAGACGATTACCACGACGTAATGGGAGAGATGCTCGACGGGCTTGCGGACTACATAACGGGTCTTTTCCCCGAAGAAACAGGTGTCAGGACTTACGTGGATACGGGGCCGGTTCTTGAGAAAGTGCACGCGAGTCGCTCGGGAGTGGGTTGGGTGGGTAAAAACACCTGTCTTATTAATCAGAAGGTCGGCTCCTGGCTTTTTTTGGGAGAGGTGATAACCGACATCGAGCTTGACTACGACTCGGCGGCTGAAGACCGCTGCGGTACCTGCACCAGGTGCATAGACGCCTGTCCCACCGATGCCATAGTAGAGCCTTACGTGCTTGACGCTAGGAAATGCATCTCCTACCTCACGATAGAGCTTAAGGGGAAAATGCCGCTTGAGCTGAGGGAAGGGGTGGAAAACAATGTTTTCGGCTGCGATGTATGTCAGGACGTGTGTCCGTGGAACCACGACGCTCTTTTTACTCTCAAAGAAAGCTTCAGGCCGCGGGAAAAACTGCTCAGTCCCGATTTCAAATGGCTTCTCGAACTTGACGGGGACGGTTTCCGGGAGGTTTTCAGAAAGAGTCCGGTCAAGAGGGCCAAGCGCAGGGGTTTCATGAGAAATGTGCTCGTGGCTGTTGGAAATTCGGGAAATAAGGAGTATATAGAATACGCAAGGAGCCTTCTCGGAGATGATGAGCCGATCGTAAGGGCTCACGCGGTCTGGGCGCTCTGGATGCTCGGGAGAGAGGATTGCAGGGGCGAGCTTGAGTGTCTGCTTGAGACCGAAACCGACGGGGAAGTGCTGGAAGAAATTCACCATGCTATCGGTTCCCCGCGAAACTGA
- a CDS encoding DUF1460 domain-containing protein, translating into MKRIIKNLFLLIVIVVAAKFLFTVFGKDFSTVHSEKVILGDWTQQEIETLMEQAALKDGSAAKIEFLSEKFLGTPYAGNTLGGASGETEQLTVDLSGVDCFTYIDYVESLRLSGSFGEFKEELVKTRYKDGAVRWESRKHFFSDWVNGDDKNARDVTREIGGDATAAVTKELNRKTDGSPWLPGLATVKRDVSYVPSEKLSPPVLQEIKTGDYLGIYSDKDGLDVSHTGIAVRKNGVVYLRHASTVHEKVLDEDLATYMKNKPGLLVYRVK; encoded by the coding sequence ATGAAAAGAATAATCAAAAATCTCTTTCTTCTGATCGTCATAGTTGTCGCGGCCAAGTTCCTGTTCACGGTCTTCGGAAAAGACTTCTCGACTGTACACTCAGAAAAAGTGATTCTTGGGGACTGGACGCAGCAGGAAATAGAAACCCTGATGGAGCAGGCAGCCTTAAAGGACGGTTCCGCCGCCAAAATAGAATTTCTCTCGGAGAAATTTCTCGGAACTCCCTACGCGGGAAACACCCTTGGTGGAGCAAGCGGCGAGACGGAGCAGCTTACAGTGGATCTCTCAGGGGTTGACTGCTTTACCTATATTGACTACGTGGAGTCGCTCAGGCTTTCAGGAAGCTTCGGGGAATTCAAGGAAGAACTCGTGAAAACGAGATATAAAGACGGCGCTGTGCGGTGGGAGAGCAGAAAACACTTTTTCTCCGACTGGGTAAACGGAGACGATAAAAACGCCCGTGATGTAACCCGTGAAATCGGGGGCGACGCAACGGCAGCCGTGACCAAGGAACTGAACAGAAAAACAGACGGCTCTCCCTGGCTTCCGGGACTTGCGACAGTAAAAAGGGACGTAAGCTACGTCCCCTCTGAGAAGTTAAGCCCGCCAGTTCTCCAGGAGATAAAAACGGGGGACTACCTCGGGATCTACTCCGATAAAGACGGCCTTGACGTCTCTCACACGGGAATAGCCGTCAGAAAGAACGGCGTGGTTTACCTGCGTCACGCTTCCACGGTACACGAAAAGGTGCTGGACGAGGACCTCGCCACCTACATGAAAAACAAGCCTGGACTTCTGGTATACAGGGTAAAGTAA
- a CDS encoding rhomboid family intramembrane serine protease: MNYALLAVNVLVFAYTLSLTGETLEMFYHTHGIVPTKITTLEAYGFLDRTAKYFSSMFIHENWIHVAGNLIFLYIFGNAIEDLLGHARYLLFYLVCGMVAVFIQVALNSHSAVPVIGASGAVSGVLGAYMLFFPRSKILTLFIVLVFVYFVRIRAYLFIIFWFVVQFLTGIGYIGDAGTEGLWAHMSGFACGAIAGGSFLYTRGYRSKKYKAGYGAGWYGQDD, from the coding sequence GTGAATTACGCGCTTCTCGCCGTAAACGTACTGGTTTTCGCGTATACCCTTTCTCTGACAGGGGAGACGCTTGAGATGTTCTACCATACGCACGGTATTGTGCCCACCAAGATAACCACCCTCGAGGCCTACGGATTCCTTGACAGAACGGCAAAATATTTCAGTTCCATGTTCATCCATGAGAACTGGATACACGTAGCCGGAAATCTGATTTTCCTCTACATATTCGGAAACGCGATTGAAGACCTGCTGGGCCACGCAAGATACCTGCTTTTCTATCTCGTGTGCGGGATGGTAGCCGTATTCATCCAAGTGGCTCTAAACTCCCATTCAGCAGTTCCGGTAATAGGAGCAAGCGGGGCGGTTTCCGGAGTCCTGGGCGCGTACATGCTCTTTTTTCCAAGATCAAAAATCCTTACGCTTTTCATAGTCCTGGTGTTTGTCTACTTCGTGCGCATAAGGGCTTATCTTTTCATAATTTTCTGGTTTGTCGTTCAGTTTCTGACCGGAATCGGCTATATTGGTGACGCGGGAACCGAGGGCCTGTGGGCGCACATGTCAGGATTCGCCTGCGGAGCCATAGCTGGGGGGAGTTTTCTTTACACGCGGGGATACCGAAGCAAGAAATACAAAGCCGGTTACGGAGCGGGGTGGTACGGACAAGATGACTAG